The following coding sequences are from one Perognathus longimembris pacificus isolate PPM17 chromosome 13, ASM2315922v1, whole genome shotgun sequence window:
- the LOC125362017 gene encoding olfactory receptor 52K1-like translates to MSGWSDGSFNGSYSSFVLVGFPGLQESRGLLVLPFLGLYLVILGSNGLVIGTVWAQRSLHQPMHLLIALLLAVNVCAATTVLPAMLFSFSARFNRISLPRCLLQMFCIYFLIVLDCNILLVMALDRYVAICHPLRYPEIVTGRLLAGLVGVAAARSTAVVAPVVVLASRVRFCRSHVIHHFACEHMALMKLSCGDVSLNKAVGLAIRVFNRVLDLLLLAASYSRIARAALRISAGAARAKALHTCGSHLLVVVTVYASTVSSSVVYRAARGASQDVHNLLSAFYLLLPCLLNPVIYGARTKEIRQHLPTRLLRGAPRPGPAPKPQAPHPPRELPR, encoded by the coding sequence ATGTCCGGGTGGAGCGACGGCAGCTTCAACGGGTCCTACAGCAGCTTCGTCCTGGTGGGCTTCCCGGGGCTGCAGGAGTCCCGGGGGCTGCTGGTGCTGCCCTTCCTCGGCCTCTACCTGGTGATCCTGGGTAGCAACGGCCTGGTCATCGGCACGGTGTGGGCGCAGAGGAGCCTGCACCAGCCCATGCACCTGCTCATCGCCCTGCTGCTGGCCGTCAACGTCTGCGCCGCCACCACCGTGCTGCCCGCCATGCTCTTCAGCTTCTCGGCGCGCTTCAACCGCATCTCGCTGCCCCGCTGCCTGCTGCAGATGTTCTGCATCTACTTCCTCATCGTCTTGGACTGCAACATCCTCCTGGTCATGGCGCTGGATCGCTACGTGGCCATCTGCCACCCTCTGCGCTACCCGGAGATCGTCACGGGCCGGCTCCTGGCCGGCCTGGTCGGGGTGGCCGCGGCCCGGAGCACGGCCGTCGTGGCCCCCGTGGTGGTGCTGGCTTCCCGGGTGCGCTTCTGCCGCTCGCACGTCATCCATCACTTCGCCTGCGAGCACATGGCCCTGATGAAGCTGTCCTGCGGGGACGTGTCCCTGAACAAGGCGGTGGGGCTGGCGATCCGCGTCTTCAACCGGGTGCTGGACCTGCTGCTCCTGGCCGCGTCCTACTCGCGCATCGCGCGCGCCGCCCTGCGCATCTCCGCGGGCGCCGCGCGCGCCAAGGCGCTGCACACGTGCGGCTCGCACCTGCTGGTCGTCGTCACCGTCTACGCCTCCACCGTGTCCTCGTCCGTCGTCTACCGCGCGGCCCGCGGGGCCTCCCAAGACGTGCACAACCTGCTCAGCGCCTTCTACCTGCTGCTCCCGTGCCTGCTCAACCCCGTCATCTACGGCGCCAGGACCAAGGAAATCAGGCAGCACCTCCCCACGCGGCTGCTCCGCGGGGCGCcgcgcccgggcccggcccccaaaccccaggccccgcACCCACC